One genomic segment of Sporomusaceae bacterium FL31 includes these proteins:
- the tatA_3 gene encoding Sec-independent protein translocase protein TatA, producing MELSIGEMALIAIAIVVLFGPDKLPQIARDLGTGVRKMRGAVEDIKTEIMKETDNPVSEIKREIEKVKDAAKDFNPMKNIEENILNEQSPATELPKVKPADDETYEGPVSR from the coding sequence ATGGAATTAAGCATTGGAGAAATGGCACTTATTGCCATTGCAATTGTAGTTTTGTTTGGTCCGGATAAACTACCTCAAATTGCTCGCGACCTTGGAACGGGAGTGAGAAAAATGCGTGGCGCAGTAGAAGACATCAAAACTGAGATCATGAAAGAAACAGATAATCCTGTTTCTGAAATAAAGCGTGAGATCGAGAAAGTGAAAGATGCTGCAAAAGATTTTAACCCGATGAAGAATATCGAAGAAAATATTTTAAACGAACAATCTCCTGCAACAGAATTACCAAAAGTAAAACCAGCGGATGACGAAACTTACGAAGGACCGGTAAGCCGTTAA